The nucleotide window TTAAGTTGTTTCTCACTACACaattttgggcaagttatttaatttttcagtgtatcaagttctttttcttttgtaaaagaaCATAACAGTAATGACTTCTAAAATAAAGATTAAGTAAGAATTTATATCTggaaatgcctggcacatacagTAACAACTCAATAAATGCTGATATAAGttcccattatttctttttcttctttcttttttcattttccttcctgctCCATTTATCTCTTATTTATCTTCTTATCTGCTCTATTCCTTTTCTATTCATCAGTTAAAGAAGCTCCCAACCTTGAGTATCTCCAgcttattacattttaattcaacttttttattaaggaaaatttcaaacatatataaaaagtagaaaggagTATAATTAGGCTCACATACCTGTTGCCCACTGCATCTATGATCTATGATCAACACAACTCACCACCAATTTCATTTTACTTACATCTGAAAAAGCTTGTTACCACAGCCCCCACCCTTGCACACATACCCATCCTCACTGAATTATTTGGAAGTAAATTCCAAATGACATATCACTTCACCTGCAAATATTGTCTGCCCTTTCTGATCATAGCCAGGAAAACAGCCAATATTTGTCCCTGGGATATCTCTGGGATGTCTACAGGGTGTTTCTATATCAAAACCTGGTGTTTTCTGACTGGCTTTGATGCCTTTCACAAGTTGCCACAGGCTGAGGGATTGCAGAGTGGGAAAGGAGAAGCCAGACTGTCTCAGCCTTTAATTTGTTCTAAATCAGATTCTGATTGCAACTGTTGTGGGGGCACAGTTGTAGATTTATCTGACCTAGGCCTTGTGACTTGGATGAGACAATCTCTAAACTTTACTGAGCATCTGCTTCTTATGAATATTGTTGTGGCCTGAAAAACATGACCTATAAGACATATGTTTGAACTCAAAATGTATTGATTGTTACTCGTGTTTCCCAGTCTTCTAGGAGTAAGAATTGGTCAGATAAGTGCCAACGATGAGAATCTCTGAAAAGCCGAGAAACTAAACTGTCTGCCTTAAAAGGGACTTTGGTGGTTTTTCTGATCCAACTCCCGCTTTGTGCAAATAGGTAAATTCAGGCCTGTAGAGGAGCGGCGTTCTCCATGTTCCACAGTTCTACTGAGAACTGTGATGGTCTGCAGTGTATGCTGGTGATGTAAGGCATATTTATTCTTTCCTGGGGAGCAGTAAGGATCTGAGTCATAGATTGCAGAATTTCCAGGTGGGAGGGCATCTGGTTTTGAATGGTGTGGGTCACTCAAGTTCCTGTGTGTGGGCAAGGACACAGTGCTCTCTCCCCCACGTCCTTCCCAATCCGTTAAAGCAGGAGTAATAGGAACACTGTCTAGGGGAGTGCACATTATTTCTCtcaccacctccccaccccaacctccaaGAAGCAGAGTTCTTCCTGGAGCAGGTTGGAGGAGGAAAGCTTGGCATTAGTAACAGACCCTTCAGGAAGTTTGCGTGTCAGGGCCAGCTGCCTCAGTGAAAGATGAGGTTTAGGGCCACAGCCAGCTTCAACCATAGATGAGTCCCAAACTTCATCATGTTTGGGGAAGAAGATCAGAAAGTTAAGAACACGTGAGAATGAAGATTAAATTCCAAAGGACATTCAGTGATCTCTCTAGAATTTGCTTCCATTTCCAAACACATACATTATGAGTAATTGAGCCTTGAGGGTGAAGCTGCAAGTGGATTTGAAATTGAAACTCAAGTTTATGGTCTACATTTACACTATTGTGAATCTTTGGCCAAGTCGCCTTTTCTTTCTGAACTTATTTTTCCATTGCAAATTCGAGCTGAAGATGCCCATCCTACCTCGGTAACTGGCTGATTGTAAGGGCTAAATGAAATTATTGATGTGAAAGAGGCTCGTAAACTATAAATTCTGTATAAACATAAGTGAGAGTAACTTAAAATGGCAGACTTGGAGTAGATCCTATGCTTCATGCTTACAAAACTAGAGTAAGGAAAATCCTGGAGGCCTGAATGGAGATGCCAGATGCCAAAGGAGATTTTCTAATTCATGGAAAATAGTCAAGTAAAACCAAAGGGTGGACAGAGATCTCTAAGTCAGATTTGGGTGGTTTCAGAGGTTGTGGTTTGAATCTGAATAAAGAGGTGTACTGTCCCTGAGAAGGAAtcaaacctatttcctttataatcaaaggaactaaaaacaaaaaatctgatgTTGACTTTCAGGTAGGATTAAGTCATTACCAGAAACTAGGACAGGGAGTCTGAAAGGCCTCATTTCAATTTGTAAACTGCCACTCACTAActacgtgaccttgggcaagaaaCTTATTCTCATAAGAATAAGGAAAAATTCTCAAGGAAAAATTAGAGTCCGGTTGGGAAAATTAGGCAGCGATTGAGACACTGGTTTTTCCCACCCAGGTGTCCCACCACGTTTAAGATCATGAACTGCTTGTAATTACAGGATTGTTAAAGTCAGGAAGTGACAGATCTTATAGCTTAATTTAGGCCTGGATTGGCTTTTTAGCTTTAATCTATGGCTCAGGCTATAAACATTTCCACCTAAAATCTTGAtaggtaggccaggtgcagtggctcatgcctgtaatccccagcactctgggaggccgaggcgagtggatcacctgaggtcaggagttcgagaccagcctggccaacatggtgaaaccccgtctctactaaaaatacaaaaaattagccaggtatggtggtggacacctgtaattccagctaaccaggaggctgaggcaggagaatctcttgaacctgggaggcagaggttgcagtgagccgagatcgtaccattgcacttcagcctgggtaagaaGAGTgaaattgtgtctcaaaaaaaaaagataggtaaaatttgataaaattgtaTTTCCTGTCTTTCAGTGGGAATTCCTTCTCCTGTCagattacatatatgtatgtataatttgcataatatatataatttgggCCAGGGGAGGTGGGATCTCAATGTTCTCAGCACAATTGACCCCCAAggttaaaaatttaaatccaaAGAGGTGTGTTTTGAAGAATGGAAAGAATATAGCTGTCTGAGAGATTCACATAGGGAGCTAGTAGGAGTGAAGACTAGAAGGAGGTTAAGAGCACATCAGGAGAGCTTCGAATACCTTGCTGGAGATTCTGGATTTGATGCTGTAATAAACTGGTTAGCAACGCTGGCTCTTTTTAAGGGGAGAGATGTCATCAGATAGGTGTTTAGAGTTTCCAGTGGCAATAGGGTAAAGGAAAAAGTATAGAAAGGAAGAGTCTGGAAGACAGAAGACAAGGAGGAGATGATTTCAGCATTCCAGAAAAGAGGCAACAGGGATATGATATGGGCTCTGGCTGGGAGGCAGCTGCTATGTGAGACAGTCAGGGGAAGATGACAAGTCCCTCCATGTGGCCTCCTGCTGAGCATGAGCTCCCTGAACAGAGTTCTTGCCTCCAGGGAAACTGAAACAATGGAACAAGGGGCTTGAGAAGGCCATTCGATCTGACCATTGAGGCATAGTTTATGATGAAAGTTTCTCTTCTGCTCTAGAAGTAAGGTATCATGTGACAAGCAAAGATAAAGTGGTGAGGAAGGTAAGGCATTTATAACAGCAAGGGGGGAGCAGCCATCACTAAACACAGCCTTTGGGTAAGTCGGATTTTCTATTCGAGCACCAGTTTGTTCACCTGTTGAATTAACACTGGGTGTTTTTCTTGGGCTGGGTCCAGTGCTAAGTTTAAActaatctctttttttccccctaaaattaGCCCTATGAAGTTCATATTGTTCtaccagttttacagatgagggccAGAGGCACAGAGAGCAGATTAAGTCACATAACTTGGGAAGGAATGAGGTTTGATATTTTAATCTCCACAGTTCTTTGAACTGTGAtagaggggaggagggcaggcaaGTCAGCATCTGGGGTCAGGAGGTGCCACAAAGCAGGAAACCTGAAGGGCTTTGGGTGTTTTGTGGCTAGGTCAGGCATTGCATGGGCTCCTTCCCTTAGATTAGAGGGCTCTAGGAAGAGATGAGAAATCTGAGATAAcaaaaaatttctgttttccaagAGAGCTCTTAAATGCCCAGACTCCCCCAGACTGGTGGAAAATTAAACCCAGTAAGACTTCAAGAATTAAACCTCACTCAGACTTCAGTTataaggaggcagaggcaggattttgTGTGAACCTGGAAGAGGCAGGGCTGGTGGAGGGGGCTGGTTGGAGACAAACTTAGAACTGGAGAGGAAGAACTTATCATTTCCTAAACATGAAAGTTCAGCAAAGCTGGGCTGGCAGTGCCAATCCTATGGGAGGACGGGAGATGTGTGGGAAGAGCGGTAAGGGAAACAACACTGAGCCTCTTCACTAATCCACAGATTTTTCAGCATCTCTTTATCTCATTAGAGCCCATTTGTTCCTGAATTCACTCCTTTCTTGTAGTTTCAAAGCATTAGAAACAGCCAACGCACCAACACTTTCCAGTCTGTAATATCTGTTCCTTAGCCACTCCTTCTCTCCAAAAGGTAGGAAAATGGCAGTGGActggggacaaaaaaaaaaaaatttaaattaatatgagAGAATCCCTGCATAGCCTAATGATGAGAAATGCCATAAATTTAAGAGTTTAACTCAACCCTTTGAAACTGAGGTccaaatggggggaaaaaaatgagtaactaattttttaaactttaaagagCTAATAATCTAATAAGGAATATATAAATTGTTCAAGAATACAAATAATATgcatattaaacatattaaatatacttAGTGAGGGGAAGGAGAGTGGAGTTTGGGAATCAaaggatataaataataaataaaacaagacaggGGCCTTGCAAGGACAAATGATTATGAACTTAGGAGCATGATTAATTAAACATTAATTAATGTTTGCTAGGGGTCCAAACATCAAAACTGTATGGTAGCCAAAAGGGAAGAATGTCTTGGTCCATCTCCTGTGAAGTCAGCAGGGATTAACTATGTCATTTATGTGAGAAACCCAGCAATTCCAGGGGCTCCAGGCCTGCATTCCTTAATTCACACATTCTAAAATTTTAGCCAAGACTACTGAGAGGTCATTGGGAACTGTTGCTGAATGAATGGGGCTTGTATGCCAGTTGAAAGGCAAAGCAACTTTATTCTTGAAGGGACTTCTGTCTCATTTCCATGATTCTTCTTGGGCTCTGGGCTTCCAGGCTATTAAAAGGAGTGTTtgccactattcacaatagtaaagacatggaatcaacttaaatgcccatcaataatagactagataaagaaaatgtggtggccaggcacagtggctcatgcctgtagtcctagcactttgggaggctgaggcgggccgatcatgaggtcaggagatcaagaccatcccggctaatgcagtaaaaccccatctctgctaaaaatacaaaaaattagctgggcgtggtagtgggtgcctgtattcccagctaccagggagactgaggcagaatggcatgaacctgtgaggcggaggttgcagtgagccgagatcacgccactgcactccagcctgggcaacagagcgagactccatctcaaaaaaaaaaaaagaaaagaaaacgtggtacatatgcaccatggactactatgcagccataaaaaaaaacaagatcatgtcctttgcagggacgtagATGGAGCTAGAGagcattatccttagcaaactaatgaacagaaaaccaaatatcacatgttctcacttataagtgggagataaatgatgagaacacatggacacatagagggaaacaacacacactggggcttattagagggtggagggtgggaggagggagaggatcaggaaaaataactagtgggtactaggcttaatacctgggcaatgaaataatttgtataacaaacccccatgacacaagtttgcctatatagcaaacctgcacatgtacccctgaacttaaaataagttttaaaaaaatagaaaaaaagaggaatgcttgcaattttttgtaattatataattattttttaaagttatttacttttttaaagcacTGCATTCAGAATGTCAGATTATTGTCCAGAAAGTTGGCAACATTAGTATTCCCCATTCCCCTACCCATTGTGTAAGAGCCTCCTATACCAGACTGAGCCCAGGCTGGGAACCACTATTCCTTTTAActtttgccaatctgataagtGCGGaatgtgtctttttatatttatacttctTTGATTATTGGTGAGAGAGAACATTGTATCCTAACATAGATgccatttgattttctgtctcatgcccatttttttctgttggtcTAGTAGTTTTTTCTTACTGCTATATAAGCACTTGAAATCATTTCCAAGCATTTGTATTAATTTGCTGTCCTTCACATACATTGTGACTATTTCCCCTCCTCGGGCCAGTTTCCTCCTAACTCTTTTTGAGAGATACTAGATGGCCGGCccatcctttgatttttttcaagctcaaataatataagaaataacatttgaaatgTCTAGACCAACCCTTTTGCAGTGACTTTATTGGGAGGTTGCATCAGCATCTAGACACTTCCATACATTGAGGAAAAACAGACTGCAGTGTTTAAGGACCTCAGAGGGCTTGCCATCACCCATTTATAATTTTCCCAGAACTTGTGAGTCCCAGGTCCTCATTGCACTGGTGAGCGCTGAGTGCtcatgggggtgtgtgtgggacAGGATGTGGTTTGAGTTCTGTGATCCTCAACCCGACCTCATGCGCCCAGAATCCTTGCAGCCCTGTGATTGGCCTGTGGGGGCTTGGGCTAAGTCCCTGCCAAGATACCAAAAGACTGCGGAGGTGGGCAAGGACCTCAGGCCCCCAGACTAGCAATCTACAAACACTAGTCATGACTACACAGTTAAGGGTCGTCCatctgcttccccttctcctaGCCTGCTTTGTGCAAACAAGTCCCAAGCAGGAGACGATGAAGGTGAGTGAGCTCCAAAGAGGGCATGGTAGTTACTCTTCTGTCCTACTTCTAGACCCTGCCCTCCAGTCCTTCTTGTAAGACTCCAActcctgctttcttcttctttgcctGTTCCCCtaaatcttgctttttttctccttgaatctTCTTCACTCCTATGGATGGGTGTTCCTTGCGTTGAATATGACTAGGGAAGAAAGGGTCTCTATACTGTagtcctttctccctttcttcaggTGGAGGCCCCCTGGAGACCTCTCCGGCCACATCAGTCTCTGCTTCAGAGCTGGGTCTGCGGCTGGGACAGCGATGGGCCTTACAGTAGGTGGGGACTGGGGTTTGAAGGAGAAGCTGAGTGGACTCGTCTCAGACACAACTCAGCAAGAACCCcttgaagaggaggaaaaaacaaatgtgGAAGTTTTAAGGATGGATAAAGTCAGAGTTATCACAGAagcataaaacatgaaaaaaaaagaatcagagccCTAAAACAACTGGATTTGGGGTCAGGCATCTTGGATTCTGGCCTCTGTTCTATGCGCAATTAATGGCTCATTACCTTCTTGATAAGACACATGTGTCTGGCAGCAGAAGGGGCAGTTCAGGAAAGGATAATAATGAATGCGATTAACTTGGAGGCAAAAAATAATCATGAAGTTAGGTAAAGGCAAACTTTCATTTACATAATGGGTTACCACTTTTGGCTTTGGACAAATtaacctctgttttctcattgtaAATTTATGGGTAACAATAACTACCTTGTGGGCGGGTGAACAACAATTTTATGTGTATAATACATTCTACAAAATGCAGTTCTAATAAGATCTCCCCATCCCTCGCCTCTAAAATTAACTAGATAATTTCCTGGGTGAACTTCTATTTTGAGAATTGATACGGTTTTTATGTTACCTGTGGTGCTTAATTGAGTATGGAGACTCTGGGCTACAGAATTTGCTTAATAAAAGCTGCATTTAGAGATAATTGAGACATGGCATATAGACTTCAATAAATTTGAAACAGCAGTCAATATCAGAAGTAAACTGGACTAAAAGGAGTCTTCGAACTGGGAGTCTCTCTAAGCTCTTGCATCCTGGTACCCAACACGACTGTGAGTAATTGTCATTGCagtagcaaaagaaacaaaaaggcaaattCTTGCAAATGTTTAACTTGATACTAGGCAACATGAAGATAAGAATGGATACTTTCACACAATATTCTCTTTATAGATCCCTCAATTTTGCTagtgcacatatatgtgtataaatttaGGGAAAGGCATAAAAACCTGcattgaaaaatatctttttcctcAAGAGTAAGAAGTGAGTAGCTACAACCTAGTATGCTAGTGATAAAATCAGTGGGATTACAGGATTCGaaaagttgtgttttgttttgcattactCCTTCTCTGAATGGGGGCAGATGGTGTTCAACCAAAATCCTTACTAGACTATTGCATTTCCAGGAAGTCTAGTTTAATCGTAGTTTAAGTCTGGACATTCCTTATCAGATAatgcccttctttcttttcttcagccAGTTCCTTTCCACCTTCTTCTAACTGGATGGTTTGGACATATAGCTTCCTTTTCATATTCCTATCATATATGTTTTGTATTCCATGAGCAGTTTGTGGCAGCTTCCCCAGTATAAGAAAAGGGATCAGCATGTGCTGGTGAGTACTGTGGCATCAGTACACTTTGGGTACTGCATGAACCCTGTAAGGGTAGAGACAAAGGAGGAATAAGATGAGACCTGCCTTGTAGAGGAATTTAATAAAAGAACATGTGATGAGAATTTCAGGCAGGACTAATTTATGTTATGTGGAACTTAACAAATGTTGCGTGGAAGTCTGCTCAAATATTAATATGTTCATGAGATTTGAGAAGGAAGGGGATAGGCGGAACGGAGGATGAAGGTGGATATTAGACACCTGGAGCACAATGGGCTGAAGAGCTGGGTGAGTCGTGGGTTGGATGCTGCCGGACAGATTTCAGGGACTTACCTGCAGATGGACTTTAGGGTTCTCCATCTCTTTTCTTGAGAGCTACCAAAACCTGGGATTTCACAGTATTGGCTTACACGACCACCATATTAGTAGGAGAGTGACGAGAAAGTTATTCGAGGTGAAGATAATATTAGAATCTAGAATGTTAAACATCGAAGCTCACTTGGAGTTCTAGTAAGAATCTAggtaaatatcttcattttactcATGGGGAAACTGAAGGCCTGGGATGGGAATTGCCCAGATTCACAGAGGAATTTAACAATGGAACTGGCTTCTGATTCCCAGGACAGTGTTCTTTCTACTCTATGTGCTGATGAGTGGAGTAAGAGGTCAGAAGACCTGGGGAAAGAGAAGTAACTAAGTTATCCTAAAAATAGTTCAGCAATTTAAAACACGCCCTTCTCAGAGAGTCCAGGCAGGAGACCTTCAATCCAGAGCCAAGGAGTAGCCTCTTTTACAGAAGCATGTAAGGCAAGCGTGCTTTTCTCTTCAGCCCCACTTACTTCCAGCTCCTACCATCCCAGCTTATGAATCAACACCCTTTTCCATTATCCATGCATTTCCTGGTATCTCACATCTTTCAAAATAATAGGAAACTTGATTCTTATGTGTGTGTGGTGCGGAGAGGGTACATAataagtgtgtatatgtataggGTACAGGAGATGTTTTGATACGGACATGCAATATGTTATAATCACATTATGGAAaatagggtatccatcccctcaagcgtttatcctttgtgctataaacaatccaattatatgctttcagttatttaaaaatgcacaattaagttattattgactatagtcaccctgttgtgctatcaaatactgggtcttattcattctttctaactatcttattttgtatccattaatcatcccaacctccctcccaccctcctagtatctttcccagcctctgggaaccacccttttactctctatctccatgagctcaattgttttcatttttagatcccacaaataagtgagaaaatgcaatgcttgtctttctctgcctggcttatgAAACTTGGTTTTTTATTTCCAAGTTACAAGAACCAAGTTTCAGTCTTGTCATTGATACTTTAGACAACTCTTACTTGTTTTCTAGGTCTTGGTCAGAATGTACCTATTCTTTGACTTCTTTGAAAGATTACACAGATGCTAGGAATTGTTGTTACCAAtattatcactttaaaaaaaaatcttccagatGGATtgtcacaaagatgagaaaggcACCATCTATGACTATGAGGCCATCGCACTTAATAAGAACGAATATGTTCCCTTCAAGCAGTATGTGGGCAAGCACATCCTCTTTGTCAACGTGGCCACCTACTGTGGTCTGACAGCGCAATATCCTGGTAAGAATTCATAGCTCTTTGGGACTAAATTTTCCAGCTGATTATATTCTAAATTATACTTGGAATTATAGTTTAATTCTAAttatataccaaaataaataCTCATAAATCAAGTGACTTCATCCCCCATATCAGAAGTCAGCAAGTTCTGGCATACAGGCCAAATTTGGTCAGCCTGGCTTTGttaacaaagttttattggaatgcagCCATCCCCGTTCATTTATACATcacctatggctgctttcatgctgtAAAATAGAGGTCAGTAGTTGTAGGAGTAGTGGTGACGGaaaccatatggcccacaaagtctGAAGTATTtcctatctggccctttacagaaaaaatgtgCTAACCCCTTCCCCATGCCCTGCCTCTGCTTTTCCCTGAGATTTCCAGGGGAATCAATATGTACTTGAGAACTAGGAGCCTCTCAGAAGATTCCAGAAGTCTTCTTGATAAATACAGGACAGAAGACCCATGTTTTTGAGACTTTTGCAAGGTTTTACAGGTAACTTACAACGACAAGAAAAAGGAGTTTTATACCTGGAACTGCATTTGATTAGAGTGAGGGCTGGCAGATGAGGCTGTAATAGAAGCAAATACTCCCTCTCCAACCTCAACCCCTTTTTAGGATGTagtttttcctccctttttgtaCATTATTCAGGGAagaattttctcatattttaggGCACGCtgtttaaaaatcagtgaaaacaaACAGGATGGATTATACCAGAGACAAATGTACTTcttatatttgaagtaataagaccttcattttttgtttttaattatgttttgaaTAAGTATTATATTCACAAGTCTCAaagttcaaaaggaaaaaaaatttgaaccAAAGGTTTCCaccttcttcccctcccttcagTAGACCAATATTATCATGTTTACAGAATACATAgatattcttttttctgcttctccctCCCAAGCTGATAACACACTATAAATACTATTTGCtgccttgatttttttaattaataaaatacatttgagtTCAGATcatttcctcattctttcttaagactgaataatatttattgGAACACAATTTATTTTCCCAGTTTATAGGGACTTTAAGAATCGATTTATTCAGTTTCCACCCTGCAAATAACAGACAATGGAAGGATATAGGGAGGTGTACTGAGAAACCCTGTGAAAACAGGAAGGcaatctctgttttttttttttaaaaggactaGAGGAGGTGCCAGTTGGCTGAACTGAATCTGAGTGGGACTGGTTAGTGTTTGTCAAGGGACTAAAGGCATCTGGCTCAGAAAGAGTTAACAAAGAAGCTGATTATAAAAGTCTGAGCAGACAAGTTGGAAAATTTCTTGGTAGTGGACGAAGGCAGCTGAAGCTTGTGTTTCAGCATATCACTGAGGATTTTTAGGAAGAATGCATCTTCAGCATCGTGAGGATTGTTGAAAAATGTTAGGATAGTTGACTTCAGATTTCTCTGGTTCTCTTTGCCTTTGTCAATTTTACTTCCACTCCACTCCGGGTGAGCCAGGCTGCACAGAGGAGAGGAGCTCAGTCCTCATTATCTgtgtcttttcctttaaaaaagaaagattcaggtcaggcgctgtggctcacgcctgtaatcccagcattttgggaagtcgaggcgggcagatcacgaggtcaggagatcaagaccatcctggctaacatgatgaaaccccgtctctactaaaaatacaaaaaaaattagctggtcatggtggcacgcacctgtagtcccagctactcgggagtctaaggcaggagaatcgcttgaacccaggagacggaggttgcagtgagccgagatcgcgccactgcactccagcccgggcgacagaatgagactccatctcaaaacaaacaaacaaacaaaaatcacctgTTGAGCTTTTGAGTAATAAAAATGACTAAGCCCCAtttcagaggaacagaaaactcTCTGAAATGGGACCTGGGCATCCCTATTTTTAGGGAAGGGCGTTCAGCTGATTCTGATGCACTGCAGGTATGGGAAACACTGCACCGTAACAGAAGGCTTTTGAGTGCACGTCTGAAGATCCGGCCTCTAACTTCAGCTATGCCACTAACAACCCTTCTGATGTACAGCTGtttccctccctgggcctctgtttccttctctgtaaaatgggtaacCCCAGGGAAAGATCCCTGCACAAGGCAGAATCTCCACCCAGACCAATATGTTGTCCCTCCTCTAACCACAGAACTAAATGCACTCCAGGAGGAGCTGAAGCCCTATGGTCTAGTTGTGCTGGGCTTTCCCTGCAACCAATTTGGAAAGCAAGAACCAGGAGATAACAAAGAGattcttcctgggctcaagtaagtGTCTTCTTTAAATCCAATAGGAGGTGCCTGTGTACCTTTCCTCAGTCTCCAGAGGCCCTTCCAGCTCAGGAACTTCTGGGGAGGTTTGGATGAATAGGCTCAGGGGCATTGCAAGCAGCATTTAACTTCGGCCTACCCTGATAAGCGTCTGGCAGTTTCCAGAGACTCTTTCTCCATCCCTGGCTGAGACTTGGACTATGGAAGAcagaagggatggaggaaaagagACGGGTCATGGGATAGAGAGAGAATAAAGTGAGTCAGAGAGCCCAAAGCCAAAACATGGCCGTATTCCTCCCTATGCACAATGAtactttcctctttctcccctttgTCATGATTTCGAATCTTAGTATCCCATTATAACCTTTACTTGCATATCCTGGAGCTTCCTGGGAACATTATGACTTGTTGCAGGTATGTCCGTCCAGGGGGAGGATTTGTACCTAATTTCCAGCTTTTTGAGAAAGGGG belongs to Macaca thibetana thibetana isolate TM-01 chromosome 4, ASM2454274v1, whole genome shotgun sequence and includes:
- the GPX5 gene encoding epididymal secretory glutathione peroxidase isoform X2, with translation MTTQLRVVHLLPLLLACFVQTSPKQETMKMDCHKDEKGTIYDYEAIALNKNEYVPFKQYVGKHILFVNVATYCGLTAQYPGMSVQGEDLYLISSFLRKGM
- the GPX5 gene encoding epididymal secretory glutathione peroxidase isoform X1, producing the protein MTTQLRVVHLLPLLLACFVQTSPKQETMKMDCHKDEKGTIYDYEAIALNKNEYVPFKQYVGKHILFVNVATYCGLTAQYPELNALQEELKPYGLVVLGFPCNQFGKQEPGDNKEILPGLKYVRPGGGFVPNFQLFEKGDVNGEKEQKVFSFLKHSCPHPSEILGTFKSISWDPVKVHDIRWNFEKFLVGPDGIPVMRWSHQATVSSVKTDILAYLKQFKTK